A portion of the Streptomyces erythrochromogenes genome contains these proteins:
- the zwf gene encoding glucose-6-phosphate dehydrogenase, giving the protein MSVNGANPLRDAQDRRLPRIAGPSGLVIFGVTGDLSRKKLMPAVYDLANRGLLPPGFSLIGFARREWEHEDFAQEVYEAVKEHSRTPFREEVWQQLVQGCRFVQGDFDDDAAFETLKATIDELDKAQGTGGNFAFYLSVPPKFFPKVVQQLKDHGLAQKEGSWRRAVIEKPFGHDLKSAEELNKVVHEVFPRDEVFRIDHYLGKETVQNILALRFANTMFEPIWNRSYVDHVQITMAEDIGIGGRAGYYDGIGAARDVIQNHLLQLLALTAMEEPGSFHPKALVAEKLKVLTAVQLPEDLGKHTVRGQYAAAWQGGEKVVGYLEEDGIDPKSKTDTYAAIRLEINNRRWAGVPFYLRTGKRLGRRVTEIAVVFKRAPYLPFESGATEELGQNALVIRVQPDEGVTVRFGSKVPGTSMEVRDVTMDFAYGESFTESSPEAYERLILDVLLGDANLFPRHQEVELSWNILDPIEEYWDKHGKPAQYPAGTWGPVEADEMLARDGRSWRRP; this is encoded by the coding sequence TTGTCTGTAAACGGAGCGAACCCGCTTCGTGACGCACAGGACCGGCGGCTCCCGCGCATCGCGGGGCCGTCCGGCCTGGTCATTTTCGGCGTTACGGGTGACCTGTCGCGCAAGAAGCTGATGCCTGCCGTCTACGACCTGGCCAACCGCGGCCTGCTCCCGCCGGGCTTCTCCCTCATCGGGTTCGCCCGCAGGGAGTGGGAGCACGAGGACTTCGCCCAGGAGGTGTACGAGGCGGTCAAGGAGCACTCGCGCACCCCCTTCCGTGAGGAGGTCTGGCAGCAGCTGGTGCAGGGCTGCCGCTTCGTCCAGGGCGACTTCGACGACGACGCCGCCTTCGAGACGCTGAAGGCGACGATCGACGAGCTCGACAAGGCGCAGGGCACGGGGGGCAACTTCGCCTTCTACCTGTCCGTCCCGCCGAAGTTCTTCCCCAAGGTGGTCCAGCAGCTCAAGGACCACGGTCTGGCGCAGAAGGAGGGCTCCTGGCGGCGTGCCGTCATCGAGAAGCCCTTCGGCCACGACCTGAAGAGCGCCGAGGAGCTCAACAAGGTCGTCCACGAGGTCTTCCCGCGTGACGAGGTCTTCCGGATCGACCACTACCTCGGCAAGGAGACCGTCCAGAACATCCTGGCGCTCCGCTTCGCCAACACGATGTTCGAGCCGATCTGGAACCGGTCGTACGTCGACCACGTGCAGATCACCATGGCCGAGGACATCGGCATCGGCGGCCGGGCGGGCTACTACGACGGCATCGGCGCGGCCCGCGACGTCATCCAGAACCACCTGCTCCAGCTGCTCGCGCTGACCGCGATGGAGGAGCCCGGCTCCTTCCACCCCAAGGCGCTGGTGGCGGAGAAGCTCAAGGTCCTGACGGCGGTGCAGCTGCCGGAGGACCTGGGCAAGCACACCGTGCGCGGCCAGTACGCGGCGGCCTGGCAGGGTGGCGAGAAGGTCGTCGGGTACCTCGAAGAGGACGGCATCGACCCCAAGTCGAAGACCGACACCTACGCGGCCATCCGCCTGGAGATCAACAACCGCCGCTGGGCGGGCGTCCCCTTCTACCTGCGGACGGGCAAGCGCCTGGGCCGCCGGGTGACCGAGATCGCGGTGGTCTTCAAGCGGGCCCCGTACCTGCCGTTCGAGTCGGGCGCGACCGAGGAGCTGGGGCAGAACGCCCTGGTCATCCGGGTCCAGCCGGACGAGGGCGTGACGGTCCGCTTCGGGTCCAAGGTTCCGGGCACCTCCATGGAGGTCCGGGACGTCACGATGGACTTCGCCTACGGCGAGTCCTTCACGGAGTCGAGCCCCGAGGCGTACGAGCGGCTCATCCTCGACGTGCTCCTCGGCGACGCGAACCTCTTCCCCCGTCACCAGGAGGTCGAGCTGTCCTGGAACATCCTCGACCCGATCGAGGAGTACTGGGACAAGCACGGCAAGCCCGCGCAGTATCCGGCGGGCACCTGGGGGCCGGTCGAGGCGGACGAGATGCTCGCACGAGACGGACGGAGCTGGCGCCGGCCATGA
- the tal gene encoding transaldolase: MTDALKRLSDEGVAIWLDDLSRKRITSGNLAELIDQSHVVGVTTNPAIFQKAISGGEGYEQQLTDLATRKVTVEEALRMITTADVRDAADILRPVYDRTDGQDGRVSIEVDPRLAHNTAATVAEAKQLAWLVDRPNTLIKIPATKAGLPAITEVIGKGISVNVTLIFSLERYREVMDAYLAGLEKAKAAGLDLSLIHSVASFFVSRVDTEIDKRLDAVGTDEAKALKGKAALANARLAYEAYEEVFSSDRWTALERAGANKQRALWASTGVKDPSYKDTLYVDDLVAPNTVNTMPEATLEAAADHGQITGDTVRGTYEQARAELDAVAKLGISYDDVVQLLEDEGVEKFEASWNDLLKSTEAELQRLAPTEA, encoded by the coding sequence ATGACAGACGCACTCAAGCGCCTCTCCGACGAAGGCGTGGCGATCTGGCTGGACGACCTGTCCCGCAAGCGCATCACGTCCGGCAACCTGGCCGAGCTCATCGACCAGTCGCACGTGGTCGGTGTCACCACCAACCCGGCGATCTTCCAGAAGGCGATCAGCGGCGGCGAGGGCTACGAGCAGCAGCTCACCGACCTCGCGACCCGCAAGGTCACCGTCGAGGAGGCGCTGCGCATGATCACGACGGCGGACGTCAGGGACGCCGCCGACATCCTGCGCCCCGTCTACGACCGCACCGACGGCCAGGACGGCCGCGTCTCGATCGAGGTCGACCCCCGTCTGGCCCACAACACGGCGGCGACGGTCGCCGAGGCCAAGCAGCTCGCCTGGCTGGTGGACCGGCCGAACACGCTCATCAAGATCCCGGCGACGAAGGCCGGCCTGCCGGCGATCACCGAGGTCATCGGCAAGGGCATCAGCGTCAACGTCACGCTGATCTTCTCGCTGGAGCGCTACCGCGAGGTCATGGACGCGTACCTGGCGGGTCTGGAGAAGGCCAAGGCCGCCGGCCTGGACCTCTCCCTGATCCACTCGGTCGCCTCCTTCTTCGTGTCCCGCGTGGACACCGAGATCGACAAGCGCCTGGACGCCGTCGGCACCGACGAGGCGAAGGCCCTGAAGGGCAAGGCGGCGCTCGCCAACGCCCGTCTGGCCTACGAGGCCTACGAGGAGGTCTTCTCCTCGGACCGCTGGACCGCCCTGGAGCGCGCCGGAGCCAACAAGCAGCGTGCGCTGTGGGCCTCGACGGGCGTCAAGGACCCGTCGTACAAGGACACCCTGTACGTGGACGACCTGGTCGCCCCGAACACGGTGAACACCATGCCGGAGGCCACGCTGGAGGCCGCCGCGGACCACGGGCAGATCACGGGTGACACCGTGCGCGGCACCTACGAGCAGGCCCGCGCGGAGCTGGATGCGGTCGCGAAGCTGGGCATCTCGTACGACGATGTGGTGCAGCTGCTCGAGGACGAGGGCGTCGAGAAGTTCGAGGCGTCCTGGAACGACCTGCTGAAGTCGACCGAGGCGGAGCTGCAGCGCCTCGCCCCCACGGAGGCCTGA
- the tkt gene encoding transketolase: MSTKPTTTELEWTELDQRAVDTARVLAADAVQKVGNGHPGTAMSLAPAAYTLFQKVMRHDPADPEWVGRDRFVLSAGHSSLTLYTQLYLGGFGLELDDLKSFRTWGSKTPGHPEYGHTTGVETTTGPLGQGVANAVGMAMAARYERGLFDPQAAPGTSPFDHMVYAIAGDGCLQEGISHEASALAGHQKLGNLVLLWDDNHISIEGDTETAVSEDTMKRYEAYGWHVQRVEQQENGDLDPRALFAALQAAKAVTDRPSFIAARSIIAWPAPHAQNTEAAHGSALGDDEVAATKRVLGFDPEQTFEVADEVIAHTRKALDRGREAKAAWEKDFSAWRTANPERAAEFDRINANELPAGWEDELPVFEAGKGVATRAASGKVLQALGAVIPELWGGSADLAGSNNTTIDKDSSFLPVGNPLPEADPYGRTIHFGIREHAMAAAMNGIALHGHTRIYGGTFLVFSDYMRNAVRLSALMHLPVTFVWTHDSIGLGEDGPTHQPVEHLASLRAIPGLTIVRPADANETAIAWREILKRHTKVFGKGTPHGLALTRQGVPTYEPNENTVKGGYVLFEADGGDAQVVLIGTGSEVHVAVEAREQLQAAGIPTRVVSMPSVEWFEEQDQDYKDSVLPPSVKARVAVEAGIGLTWHRYVGDAGRIVSLEHFGASADAKVLFREFGFTPEAVAAAARDSLAAAAR, translated from the coding sequence GTGAGCACCAAGCCGACCACCACAGAGCTCGAGTGGACCGAACTTGACCAGCGGGCCGTCGACACCGCCCGCGTCCTGGCCGCCGACGCGGTCCAGAAGGTCGGAAACGGCCACCCCGGTACGGCGATGAGCCTGGCCCCCGCCGCGTACACCCTCTTCCAGAAGGTGATGCGGCACGACCCGGCGGACCCCGAGTGGGTGGGCCGCGACCGTTTCGTGCTCTCCGCGGGGCACTCGTCCCTGACCCTCTACACCCAGCTGTACCTGGGCGGGTTCGGGCTCGAACTGGACGACCTGAAGTCGTTCCGCACCTGGGGTTCCAAGACCCCCGGCCACCCGGAGTACGGCCACACGACCGGTGTCGAGACCACCACCGGCCCCCTCGGCCAGGGTGTCGCCAACGCGGTGGGCATGGCCATGGCCGCCCGCTACGAGCGCGGTCTCTTCGACCCGCAGGCCGCCCCGGGCACCTCCCCGTTCGACCACATGGTCTACGCGATCGCGGGCGACGGCTGCCTGCAGGAGGGCATCTCCCACGAGGCGTCCGCCCTCGCCGGCCACCAGAAGCTGGGCAACCTCGTCCTGCTGTGGGACGACAACCACATCTCCATCGAAGGTGACACGGAGACGGCCGTCTCCGAGGACACCATGAAGCGCTACGAGGCGTACGGCTGGCACGTCCAGCGCGTCGAGCAGCAGGAGAACGGCGACCTCGACCCGAGGGCGCTGTTCGCCGCGCTGCAGGCCGCCAAGGCCGTCACGGACCGCCCGTCCTTCATCGCGGCCCGCTCGATCATCGCCTGGCCCGCCCCGCACGCCCAGAACACCGAGGCCGCCCACGGCTCGGCGCTCGGCGACGACGAGGTCGCGGCCACCAAGCGCGTGCTCGGCTTCGACCCGGAGCAGACCTTCGAGGTCGCCGACGAGGTCATCGCCCACACCCGCAAGGCGCTGGACCGGGGCCGCGAGGCCAAGGCCGCGTGGGAGAAGGACTTCTCCGCCTGGCGCACCGCCAACCCCGAGCGCGCCGCCGAGTTCGACCGCATCAACGCCAACGAGCTGCCCGCCGGCTGGGAGGACGAGCTCCCCGTCTTCGAGGCCGGCAAGGGCGTCGCCACCCGCGCCGCCTCCGGCAAGGTCCTGCAGGCGCTCGGCGCGGTCATCCCGGAGCTGTGGGGCGGCTCGGCCGACCTGGCCGGCTCCAACAACACCACCATCGACAAGGACTCCTCGTTCCTGCCGGTGGGCAACCCGCTGCCGGAGGCCGACCCGTACGGCCGCACCATCCACTTCGGCATCCGCGAGCACGCCATGGCCGCGGCCATGAACGGCATCGCCCTGCACGGCCACACCCGTATCTACGGCGGCACCTTCCTGGTGTTCTCCGACTACATGCGCAACGCCGTGCGCCTGTCCGCCCTGATGCACCTGCCGGTGACCTTCGTGTGGACGCACGACTCCATCGGCCTCGGCGAGGACGGTCCGACCCACCAGCCGGTCGAGCACCTCGCCTCGCTGCGCGCCATCCCGGGCCTGACCATCGTCCGCCCGGCCGACGCGAACGAGACCGCGATCGCCTGGCGCGAGATCCTCAAGCGCCACACCAAGGTGTTCGGCAAGGGCACCCCGCACGGTCTGGCCCTCACCCGCCAGGGCGTGCCGACGTACGAGCCCAACGAGAACACCGTCAAGGGCGGCTACGTGCTGTTCGAGGCCGACGGCGGCGACGCCCAGGTCGTCCTCATCGGCACCGGTTCCGAGGTGCACGTGGCCGTCGAGGCGCGCGAGCAGCTCCAGGCCGCCGGCATCCCGACCCGCGTGGTCTCGATGCCGTCCGTCGAGTGGTTCGAGGAGCAGGACCAGGATTACAAGGACAGCGTCCTGCCGCCCTCCGTCAAGGCCCGGGTCGCGGTCGAGGCGGGCATCGGCCTGACCTGGCACCGCTACGTCGGTGACGCGGGCCGGATCGTGTCGCTGGAGCACTTCGGTGCCTCGGCCGACGCGAAGGTGCTGTTCCGCGAGTTCGGATTCACGCCGGAGGCCGTCGCCGCCGCCGCCCGCGACTCCCTCGCCGCCGCCGCGCGCTGA
- a CDS encoding heme o synthase, whose protein sequence is MCVTAVESRPAGVLGTSPGHRPFGTRVMAFVALTKPRIIELLLITTVPVMFLAEQGVPSLWLVLVTCVGGYLSAGGANALNMYIDRDIDALMDRTSQRPLVTGMVSPRECLVFGITLGVVSTLFFGLLVNWLSAALSLGALLFYVVVYTMLLKRRTTQNIVWGGIAGCMPVLIGWSAVRNEVSWAAVILFLVIFFWTPPHYWPLSMKVADDYARVGVPMLPVVAGNKVVARQIVLYSWVMVGVSLLLTPLGYTGWFYTSVALLAGGWWLWEAHALHARAKSGVTGAKLKEMRLFHWSITYVSLLFVAVAVDPFLR, encoded by the coding sequence GTGTGCGTGACGGCCGTCGAATCCCGTCCAGCGGGGGTGCTCGGGACGAGCCCCGGTCACCGGCCGTTCGGGACCCGCGTCATGGCTTTCGTGGCATTGACCAAGCCGCGGATCATCGAACTTCTGCTGATCACCACAGTGCCGGTCATGTTCCTCGCGGAGCAGGGCGTGCCGTCGCTGTGGCTGGTCCTGGTGACCTGCGTCGGCGGTTACCTGTCCGCAGGCGGCGCCAACGCGCTGAACATGTACATCGACCGCGACATCGACGCGCTGATGGACCGCACCTCCCAGCGTCCGCTGGTGACCGGCATGGTCAGCCCGCGGGAGTGCCTGGTCTTCGGCATCACGCTCGGCGTGGTCTCCACCCTGTTCTTCGGCCTGCTCGTCAACTGGCTGTCGGCCGCGCTCTCGCTCGGCGCGCTCCTCTTCTACGTGGTCGTCTACACGATGCTGCTGAAGCGGCGCACGACCCAGAACATCGTCTGGGGCGGCATCGCGGGCTGCATGCCGGTGCTCATCGGCTGGTCCGCGGTCCGCAACGAGGTCTCCTGGGCCGCCGTCATCCTCTTCCTCGTCATCTTCTTCTGGACGCCGCCGCACTACTGGCCGCTGTCGATGAAGGTGGCCGACGACTACGCGCGGGTCGGCGTGCCGATGCTCCCGGTCGTGGCCGGCAACAAGGTCGTGGCGCGCCAGATCGTCCTCTACAGCTGGGTCATGGTCGGCGTCTCGCTGCTGCTGACCCCGCTGGGGTACACCGGCTGGTTCTACACCTCGGTCGCGCTGCTGGCCGGCGGCTGGTGGCTGTGGGAGGCGCACGCGCTGCACGCGCGGGCCAAGTCGGGCGTGACGGGCGCGAAGCTCAAGGAGATGCGCCTGTTCCACTGGTCGATCACCTATGTGTCGCTGCTGTTCGTGGCAGTGGCCGTGGATCCCTTCCTCCGTTGA
- a CDS encoding amidohydrolase family protein: MIETPPLVDQYCHGVLRAELGLGTFEAQLIHSAGPPAAGTTFFDTQTGFAVRRWCPPLLGLEPHAAPARYLARRRELGPAESARRLLRGSEVAAYLVDTGLTGDLTAPKELALAADAEAFETVRLELLAEQAADTSGTVAAFLANLAEAVHHAAAGAAAFACATVPGREDGTVFDPDPPGPGEVRGAAGRWLAGRPRGGAVRDPVLLRHLLWSAVASGLPLQLHTGTGDPAALTGFVRATEGLGTRLVLLGGYPYHRHTARLAEAFPHVYADAGAGLGRTGARAAAVLAELLELAPFGKLLFSSGGGRLPELHAVGALVFREALARVLGGWVAEGSWSWRDADRVAAMVAAGNARRVYRLDRP, from the coding sequence ATGATCGAAACGCCGCCTCTGGTGGACCAGTACTGCCACGGAGTCCTCCGTGCGGAGCTGGGACTGGGCACCTTCGAGGCCCAGCTGATCCACTCGGCCGGCCCGCCCGCCGCGGGCACCACCTTCTTCGACACCCAGACCGGTTTCGCGGTCCGCCGCTGGTGCCCGCCGCTGCTGGGGCTGGAGCCGCACGCCGCCCCCGCCCGCTATCTGGCCCGGCGCCGCGAGCTGGGCCCGGCCGAGTCCGCGAGGCGGCTGCTGCGGGGGTCCGAAGTCGCCGCCTATCTGGTCGACACCGGTCTGACGGGGGACCTCACCGCCCCCAAGGAACTTGCGCTCGCCGCCGACGCCGAGGCCTTCGAGACGGTCCGGCTGGAGCTACTGGCCGAGCAGGCCGCCGACACCTCCGGGACGGTGGCCGCCTTCCTCGCCAATCTCGCCGAGGCCGTCCACCACGCGGCCGCCGGCGCTGCGGCCTTCGCCTGCGCGACGGTCCCGGGCCGCGAGGACGGCACGGTCTTCGATCCCGATCCGCCCGGCCCGGGCGAGGTGCGCGGGGCGGCCGGACGCTGGCTGGCCGGGCGGCCGCGCGGGGGAGCCGTACGGGACCCGGTGCTCCTGCGGCACCTGCTCTGGAGCGCGGTGGCCTCCGGGCTGCCGCTCCAGCTGCACACGGGTACGGGGGATCCCGCGGCGCTGACCGGATTCGTGCGGGCCACGGAGGGGCTCGGCACACGGCTGGTGCTGCTCGGCGGGTATCCGTACCACCGGCACACGGCGCGGCTCGCGGAGGCCTTCCCGCACGTCTACGCCGACGCCGGCGCGGGCCTCGGGCGGACCGGGGCGCGGGCGGCGGCGGTCCTGGCCGAGCTGCTGGAGCTCGCGCCGTTCGGGAAGCTGCTGTTCTCCAGCGGGGGAGGGCGGCTGCCCGAACTGCACGCGGTGGGCGCCCTGGTGTTCCGGGAGGCGCTGGCCCGGGTGCTGGGCGGCTGGGTCGCCGAGGGGTCCTGGTCCTGGCGGGACGCGGACCGGGTGGCGGCCATGGTCGCGGCGGGCAACGCCCGCCGCGTCTACCGGCTGGACCGGCCGTGA
- a CDS encoding COX15/CtaA family protein, which translates to MLNPLAYIASRWTPSPRIVRRAALAALVMSVAIVVTGGAVRLTGSGLGCDTWPKCTDDSLIVTQEQGLHGAIEFGNRMLTYVLSAAVGWVIVAARSAEPWRHSLTKLGWVQFAIVMCNAVLGGITVMTGLNPYSVAGHFLLATALIAVTTITWQRAGEGDTAPRPRVPGPVRKLSWALISTTLVLIAAGTVVTGSGPHAGDSSEIKRMPFDWEATAHVHAIAAWVVCALAVAMWLVLRVVDAPVDTRARARDLLLVLLAQGGIGYVQFFTDVPEVLVAAHMLGSCLVWIAVLRLALSLRERPSEEAGIPAPGDAQLSSV; encoded by the coding sequence GTGTTGAACCCCCTCGCATACATCGCCAGCCGCTGGACTCCGTCACCCCGGATCGTCCGGCGGGCCGCGCTCGCCGCGCTCGTCATGAGCGTGGCCATCGTCGTCACCGGCGGCGCGGTGCGGCTGACCGGGTCCGGTCTCGGCTGCGACACCTGGCCCAAGTGCACCGACGACAGCCTGATCGTGACGCAGGAGCAGGGGCTCCACGGCGCCATCGAGTTCGGCAACCGGATGCTGACGTACGTGCTCAGCGCCGCCGTCGGCTGGGTGATCGTCGCGGCCCGGTCGGCCGAGCCCTGGCGCCACTCGCTCACGAAGCTCGGCTGGGTCCAGTTCGCGATCGTCATGTGCAACGCCGTGCTCGGCGGCATCACCGTCATGACGGGTCTCAACCCCTACAGCGTGGCCGGGCACTTCCTGCTCGCCACCGCGCTGATCGCCGTGACGACCATCACCTGGCAGCGCGCCGGCGAGGGCGACACCGCCCCCCGCCCGCGCGTCCCCGGCCCGGTGCGCAAGCTGTCGTGGGCGCTGATCTCCACCACGCTCGTCCTGATCGCCGCGGGGACGGTGGTCACCGGATCCGGCCCGCACGCCGGTGACAGCAGCGAGATCAAGCGGATGCCGTTCGACTGGGAGGCCACCGCGCACGTGCACGCGATCGCCGCCTGGGTGGTCTGCGCGCTGGCCGTCGCGATGTGGCTGGTGCTGCGGGTGGTCGACGCCCCCGTCGACACCCGGGCCCGCGCCCGCGACCTGCTGCTCGTACTGCTCGCCCAGGGCGGCATCGGCTACGTGCAGTTCTTCACCGACGTGCCCGAGGTCCTGGTCGCCGCGCACATGCTCGGCTCCTGCCTGGTGTGGATCGCCGTGCTCCGGCTCGCGCTGAGCCTGCGCGAGCGGCCGTCCGAGGAGGCGGGGATCCCCGCGCCGGGCGACGCCCAGCTCTCCTCCGTCTGA